Proteins encoded within one genomic window of Mycolicibacterium monacense:
- a CDS encoding ABC transporter permease, translating into MSAGVVFRQRFPGTARSLSQWRANWRDLGDQARFYGQSISSTVQAATTYRAEVLRQIAAIGLGAGSLAVVGGTVAVVAFLNLSTSAALASQAYNQMSQVGVEALAGFTSAYVNVRLATPASSAFAFAATIGAGTTAQLGAMKINEEIDALAVMGIRPIAYLASTRLLAGVIVVVPLYCVALLMSFFSVRVITTAFYGQGSGVFDHYFDTFLNPQAVFFSFAVTVAAALVIMLIHTYYGLNATGGPAGVGEAVGRATRTSLIASQMVILLVTLALYGQTGTFNYAG; encoded by the coding sequence ATGAGCGCCGGCGTTGTCTTCCGGCAGCGGTTTCCCGGGACCGCCCGCTCTTTGAGCCAGTGGAGGGCCAATTGGAGAGATCTCGGCGATCAGGCCCGCTTCTACGGTCAATCGATCAGCTCGACCGTGCAGGCGGCCACGACCTACCGTGCCGAGGTGCTACGCCAGATCGCCGCGATTGGTCTCGGCGCAGGATCCTTGGCGGTGGTGGGTGGCACAGTCGCTGTCGTCGCCTTCCTGAACTTGTCGACCAGCGCCGCTCTGGCGAGTCAGGCCTACAACCAGATGTCGCAAGTCGGCGTGGAAGCGCTGGCCGGCTTCACGTCGGCGTACGTCAACGTTCGGTTGGCCACCCCGGCCAGCTCCGCCTTCGCGTTCGCCGCCACGATCGGTGCTGGTACCACCGCGCAGCTCGGTGCGATGAAAATCAACGAGGAAATCGACGCGCTAGCGGTGATGGGCATCCGGCCGATCGCCTACCTAGCCTCAACTCGTCTGCTCGCGGGCGTGATCGTGGTCGTCCCGCTGTACTGCGTGGCCTTGTTGATGTCGTTCTTCTCGGTGCGGGTCATCACCACCGCGTTCTATGGGCAGGGGTCCGGAGTGTTCGACCATTACTTCGACACCTTTCTCAATCCGCAAGCCGTGTTCTTCTCCTTCGCCGTCACGGTCGCCGCAGCGCTGGTGATCATGCTGATCCACACGTACTACGGACTCAACGCCACTGGCGGTCCCGCCGGTGTGGGTGAGGCGGTCGGGCGCGCGACCCGGACGTCGCTGATCGCCTCGCAGATGGTGATTCTCTTGGTCACTCTGGCTCTCTACGGCCAGACCGGCACCTTCAACTACGCGGGGTGA
- a CDS encoding MlaE family ABC transporter permease, translating to MKGFSLRKNLPTAADVKALKPLSIIGGLYAMTLDMFVAMFKPPFQWREFLLQTWFVARVSMVPALTLSIPLVVLTSFTFNTLLGEFGAADFSGTGAALGAVNQIGPFVTVLVVAGAGASAMCADLGSRTIREEVDAMRVLGLDPIHSLVVPRVLATTLVAVLLSSVVTVTGLLGAFLFSVYFQHVTPGSFVASMTLITGLGDVLVSLVKATLFGFVAGLIACYQGLRVQKGAAGVGNAVSETVVIAFLLLFVVNAIVTAVGFEVTK from the coding sequence GTGAAGGGCTTTTCGCTCCGTAAGAACCTCCCGACAGCGGCTGACGTCAAAGCTCTGAAACCACTCAGCATCATTGGCGGGCTCTACGCGATGACGCTGGACATGTTCGTCGCGATGTTCAAACCACCCTTCCAATGGCGCGAGTTCCTCCTCCAGACATGGTTCGTGGCGCGGGTTTCCATGGTCCCAGCGCTGACGTTGTCGATTCCCCTCGTTGTCCTCACGTCATTCACCTTCAACACGTTGCTCGGCGAATTCGGCGCCGCAGACTTCTCAGGAACCGGCGCAGCATTGGGCGCGGTCAACCAGATCGGCCCCTTCGTGACTGTCCTCGTCGTCGCAGGGGCCGGCGCTTCGGCGATGTGCGCCGATCTCGGGTCGCGCACGATCCGCGAGGAAGTCGATGCAATGCGGGTCCTCGGCCTTGACCCGATCCATTCCCTTGTCGTCCCTAGAGTGCTGGCCACGACGTTGGTCGCGGTGCTCCTGTCATCTGTCGTGACCGTTACTGGGCTCCTAGGCGCTTTCTTGTTTTCGGTGTACTTCCAGCATGTAACGCCCGGGTCATTCGTCGCCAGCATGACGCTGATCACCGGTCTCGGCGATGTCCTCGTGTCTCTCGTCAAAGCCACGCTGTTCGGTTTCGTGGCGGGTCTGATCGCCTGCTACCAAGGCTTGCGAGTGCAAAAAGGTGCGGCCGGAGTGGGTAACGCGGTCAGCGAAACCGTTGTCATTGCGTTCTTGTTGCTCTTCGTCGTCAATGCCATCGTCACTGCGGTCGGGTTCGAGGTCACGAAATGA
- a CDS encoding dioxygenase family protein produces the protein MAASPRWQCDRAAGASGAIQFHGVITDEDGRPVPNVLIETWHAAGDDDNAATKIGRPRCDGRNYTRPKSVITDQQGRYSMRMVPPRAPEHGAAPFIAVSVHARGLLDRLITRAYLPGCHLAKDPLLRRLPAERRQALIATRDDIGLRFDITLRPAHGVRVETFVEPQQEAAT, from the coding sequence ATGGCAGCTTCTCCACGGTGGCAGTGCGACCGGGCGGCGGGCGCGTCCGGGGCCATTCAGTTTCACGGGGTGATTACGGATGAAGATGGTCGACCAGTTCCTAACGTCCTGATCGAGACCTGGCACGCCGCGGGGGACGACGACAACGCGGCGACGAAGATCGGACGGCCGCGGTGCGACGGCCGGAACTACACCCGCCCAAAGAGCGTCATCACCGACCAACAGGGTCGTTACAGCATGAGAATGGTGCCGCCTCGAGCACCCGAGCACGGGGCAGCGCCGTTCATTGCGGTGTCGGTGCATGCTCGAGGGCTTCTCGATCGGCTGATAACCCGCGCCTACCTTCCAGGGTGCCATCTCGCCAAGGACCCCCTGCTCCGCCGCCTGCCCGCCGAGCGGCGGCAAGCCCTGATTGCCACCCGCGACGACATCGGACTTCGTTTCGACATCACGCTGCGGCCAGCACACGGCGTGAGGGTTGAAACCTTTGTTGAGCCGCAACAGGAAGCTGCGACGTGA
- a CDS encoding SCP2 sterol-binding domain-containing protein gives MTAVALMSPEWARAYRDLWNDSAEIRQGAKELSMLIEWRVQDANDQVSQLEITDGEAVYGGVQIEGRKADFVLTATASVWHRVADGELGVANAIATRKIKFVGPVKVAMANMAVLGAGLRLLGQVDGLVWGD, from the coding sequence ATGACTGCCGTTGCGTTGATGTCGCCCGAGTGGGCACGCGCGTACCGCGACCTGTGGAACGACTCGGCCGAGATCCGGCAGGGTGCCAAAGAATTGAGCATGCTGATCGAATGGCGAGTACAGGACGCCAACGACCAGGTCTCACAGTTGGAGATCACCGATGGTGAGGCCGTCTACGGCGGGGTGCAGATCGAAGGGCGAAAGGCTGACTTCGTTCTGACTGCAACCGCGAGCGTCTGGCACCGGGTCGCGGACGGCGAGCTCGGCGTAGCGAACGCCATCGCGACGCGCAAGATCAAATTCGTGGGCCCGGTCAAGGTGGCGATGGCGAACATGGCGGTGCTCGGCGCCGGACTCCGCCTCCTAGGTCAGGTCGACGGACTCGTCTGGGGAGACTGA
- a CDS encoding aromatic-ring-hydroxylating dioxygenase subunit beta has protein sequence MLKSSVEDRRARAAYLVDELLGAYARAVDDQDFTAWLALFATECAYEVRAMENVREGLPLAYMMDDCRERLADRAKMIQEVWAGTVEPYDTRHFQQRTAMRELGEDRWEVRSNVLVTYTGAPGEPGILVSGYSEDVVVLDDETALFQQKFVVVDNTPPRYLVYPV, from the coding sequence TTGCTGAAATCGAGCGTCGAAGATCGGCGGGCACGTGCCGCGTACCTGGTGGACGAACTGCTGGGAGCCTACGCCCGCGCAGTCGACGATCAAGACTTCACCGCGTGGCTTGCCCTGTTCGCGACGGAATGTGCCTACGAGGTGCGCGCGATGGAGAACGTCCGTGAGGGGCTGCCGCTGGCGTACATGATGGACGATTGCCGAGAACGGCTGGCCGACCGCGCGAAGATGATCCAGGAGGTCTGGGCGGGCACGGTCGAACCCTACGACACCCGCCACTTTCAGCAGCGTACGGCGATGCGTGAGCTCGGCGAAGACCGCTGGGAGGTACGGTCCAACGTCCTCGTCACCTACACCGGCGCCCCCGGCGAGCCGGGGATTCTGGTCAGCGGCTACAGCGAAGACGTCGTCGTCCTTGACGATGAAACCGCGCTGTTTCAGCAGAAATTCGTGGTGGTGGACAACACTCCGCCGCGCTATCTGGTGTACCCCGTTTGA
- a CDS encoding aromatic ring-hydroxylating oxygenase subunit alpha, producing the protein MEFDHIQPAIRKRFTSAADIPKEVFSDPDVYREELTRIFYGPYWHPIAHRAELAERNAFRTRWLADVPLLMVRDGDDRIRVFVNSCAHRGTLLEQRRCGVAERFECPYHRWIFNNDGRFAGAPRRMQFRPDFREEDYGLRELHVVEAWGLIFVSMAAQPPPFDDYLGDSADPLRDCMVDDGNLTLLGYQTVVFQSNWKTYIDNDPYHAPLLHSAFKLLNWQGGSGNVLVSKPYGHMSILYDAQPYVDNGFLADPSVVTRMGDDSRARVIALRPVTGIVRHVDTINIRYARPLGVDRTEVRYTFFGHASDSEDFARHRVRQSSNLLGPSGFISIEDAAVYNRVQATARDGGYQRFVAGVGRPLSESSQNDEVANTGWWAHYQEVMEFC; encoded by the coding sequence ATGGAGTTCGACCACATACAGCCGGCGATCCGGAAACGGTTCACCTCTGCAGCGGACATCCCCAAAGAGGTGTTCAGCGACCCCGACGTCTACCGGGAAGAGCTCACCCGCATCTTCTATGGCCCCTACTGGCATCCGATCGCGCACCGGGCCGAGCTGGCCGAGCGCAACGCCTTCCGGACGAGATGGCTGGCCGACGTGCCGCTGCTGATGGTGCGAGACGGCGATGACCGCATCCGCGTGTTCGTCAACTCCTGCGCCCATCGGGGAACGCTACTGGAACAGCGCCGGTGCGGGGTGGCGGAGCGATTCGAGTGTCCGTATCACCGGTGGATCTTCAACAATGACGGCCGTTTCGCCGGCGCGCCCCGCCGCATGCAGTTTCGCCCGGACTTTCGCGAGGAGGACTACGGCCTCCGGGAGCTGCACGTAGTCGAGGCGTGGGGTTTGATCTTCGTCAGCATGGCTGCGCAGCCGCCGCCGTTCGACGATTATCTCGGCGATAGCGCGGATCCGTTGCGCGACTGCATGGTCGATGACGGGAACTTGACGTTGCTGGGCTACCAGACGGTGGTGTTTCAGAGTAATTGGAAAACCTACATCGACAACGATCCCTATCACGCGCCGCTGCTGCACAGCGCATTCAAACTGCTCAACTGGCAGGGCGGCAGCGGAAACGTCTTGGTCAGCAAGCCCTATGGGCACATGTCGATTCTGTACGATGCGCAACCCTACGTGGACAACGGTTTCCTGGCTGACCCGAGTGTGGTCACGCGGATGGGGGATGACAGCCGAGCCCGCGTGATTGCGTTACGGCCGGTTACCGGGATCGTGCGTCACGTCGACACAATCAACATCCGGTACGCCCGCCCGCTGGGGGTTGATCGTACCGAGGTGCGATACACGTTCTTCGGCCATGCCAGTGACTCCGAGGACTTCGCACGCCACCGAGTCCGCCAGTCGTCAAATCTGCTGGGGCCGAGCGGCTTCATCAGTATCGAGGACGCCGCCGTCTACAACCGCGTGCAGGCGACCGCGCGTGACGGCGGCTATCAGCGCTTTGTCGCCGGCGTCGGCCGACCATTATCGGAGTCGTCGCAGAACGACGAGGTCGCCAATACCGGCTGGTGGGCGCACTACCAGGAGGTGATGGAGTTTTGCTGA
- a CDS encoding beta propeller repeat protein, whose protein sequence is MVVAATSRGVFTVSGDGKARAWPELPGQVMAMAVQDERVAVAVHKHGVFLATAGADHWTDLGDGLAHRDVRALAFDPHTPNALYAGTEPAHLLRWQDGIWAECGNVLGVPEAKRWSFPIRPGIAHVRTIAVHPLEADVVYVGIEVGSLLITRDRGQTWEEIDGLGHDIHRVVLHPEAPDRLIVTTGQDTKPYRGGKGIYRSTDRGSSWVQSNNGLGERNYTEDAIVVHPADPDVVFLAAADGIPPKWAAVRRLVMGAINGNVYFLSPSKLRRRRGADVGFFRSNDGGASWVRLNSEDDRGLFDMVWALEGELTEGGELLLYHGTTAGGLYVSEDEGHTWKCLADGLGAITHIATPKKGTAQ, encoded by the coding sequence ATGGTCGTCGCCGCGACAAGCCGCGGTGTGTTCACCGTGTCCGGCGACGGCAAGGCCCGGGCCTGGCCCGAGTTGCCGGGGCAGGTCATGGCCATGGCTGTCCAGGACGAGCGCGTCGCCGTCGCCGTCCACAAGCACGGCGTGTTTCTCGCCACCGCGGGCGCAGACCACTGGACTGACCTCGGCGATGGCCTCGCCCACCGCGACGTGCGCGCGCTGGCGTTCGATCCGCACACGCCCAACGCGCTCTACGCCGGAACAGAACCAGCGCACTTGCTGCGGTGGCAAGACGGGATCTGGGCCGAGTGTGGAAACGTCCTCGGCGTACCCGAAGCGAAAAGGTGGAGCTTCCCCATCCGCCCGGGAATCGCGCACGTCCGTACCATCGCCGTGCACCCACTAGAAGCTGACGTCGTCTACGTCGGCATTGAAGTTGGATCCCTCCTGATCACCCGGGACCGGGGACAGACGTGGGAGGAGATCGATGGCCTCGGTCACGACATCCACCGCGTGGTCCTGCACCCGGAAGCTCCCGACCGGCTCATCGTCACCACCGGCCAAGACACCAAGCCTTACCGCGGCGGCAAGGGCATTTACCGCAGCACCGACCGCGGATCGAGCTGGGTGCAGTCCAACAACGGACTTGGCGAGCGCAACTACACCGAAGACGCGATCGTGGTGCATCCCGCCGACCCCGACGTGGTGTTCCTCGCCGCGGCCGACGGCATCCCACCGAAGTGGGCTGCAGTGCGCCGGCTGGTGATGGGCGCGATCAACGGCAACGTCTATTTCTTGTCGCCGTCCAAACTGCGCCGACGCCGCGGCGCCGACGTGGGATTCTTCCGCAGCAACGACGGTGGCGCCTCCTGGGTACGGCTGAATAGCGAGGACGACCGCGGCCTGTTCGACATGGTCTGGGCGCTGGAAGGCGAGCTCACTGAAGGCGGCGAGCTGCTGCTGTACCACGGCACCACGGCGGGTGGGCTTTACGTGTCGGAAGACGAGGGCCACACCTGGAAGTGCCTGGCCGACGGCCTGGGCGCGATCACCCACATCGCGACGCCGAAGAAGGGAACAGCGCAGTGA
- a CDS encoding 2,3-butanediol dehydrogenase: protein MEAIVLNGTNDVGLTSVPDPAPQDGEVIIEVAATGLCGTDLHEYVAGPTFSQPPVVLGHEVSGRIVEVGAGVDQSRIGEGAAVIPMDFCGSCHYCHRSLYHLCQRPGWIGFTRNGGLANYVAVPSRLAVRVPDVVDLEEAALTEPTAVAFHAVRRAELLLGETVMVLGAGALGLTVIQCARAAGAARIFVTEPSGVRASLARDLGATLVLDPHDPGTTACILEETRGVGVDVVFHVAGSAEAFTQGLDCLRKQGRFMEMSSWAGAASLDVNRHLLKEIQLRMVFGYDMFDDFPAVLALIADGKLALAPQITARVPLDRAVKEGLGGLLEGREGLVKVLVKP, encoded by the coding sequence ATGGAAGCGATCGTTCTCAACGGCACCAACGACGTCGGTCTGACGTCGGTGCCAGACCCGGCGCCGCAGGACGGTGAGGTCATCATCGAAGTGGCGGCGACAGGGCTGTGTGGAACTGACCTCCACGAGTATGTCGCGGGGCCCACCTTCTCGCAGCCGCCGGTGGTGCTCGGTCACGAGGTCTCGGGCCGGATCGTGGAGGTCGGAGCGGGCGTCGACCAATCCCGCATCGGGGAGGGCGCCGCGGTGATCCCGATGGATTTCTGCGGGAGCTGCCACTACTGCCACCGGTCGCTCTACCACTTGTGCCAGCGCCCAGGATGGATCGGCTTCACCCGAAACGGAGGCCTCGCGAACTACGTCGCAGTGCCCTCTCGGCTCGCAGTCCGAGTGCCGGACGTGGTGGACCTCGAGGAGGCGGCGCTGACCGAGCCGACGGCGGTGGCGTTCCACGCGGTGCGGCGAGCGGAACTGCTCCTCGGCGAAACGGTGATGGTCCTCGGTGCCGGGGCACTCGGGCTCACCGTGATCCAGTGCGCACGCGCGGCCGGAGCTGCGCGAATCTTCGTCACGGAACCAAGCGGCGTGCGGGCCAGCCTGGCGCGCGACCTCGGCGCCACGTTGGTGCTCGATCCGCATGACCCCGGGACCACCGCGTGCATCCTGGAGGAGACCCGCGGTGTAGGGGTGGACGTGGTCTTCCATGTGGCGGGCAGCGCGGAGGCGTTCACACAGGGCCTGGACTGCCTCCGCAAACAGGGCCGTTTCATGGAGATGTCGTCGTGGGCCGGCGCGGCCTCGCTCGATGTCAACCGCCATCTGCTCAAGGAGATTCAGCTCCGGATGGTTTTCGGTTACGACATGTTCGACGATTTCCCGGCCGTTCTCGCCCTGATCGCCGACGGAAAACTCGCGCTCGCGCCGCAAATCACCGCTCGAGTCCCGCTGGACCGCGCCGTCAAGGAGGGATTGGGCGGGCTATTGGAGGGCCGGGAGGGTCTGGTCAAGGTGCTGGTGAAGCCGTGA
- a CDS encoding SDR family NAD(P)-dependent oxidoreductase, whose amino-acid sequence MREVRPFTNRRRVSAVKAGDRRVAIVTAAAAGIGKAIALRWCREGGCCVMADTDGEGLDAAVHELAESGAAVCGVAGDVCLSDVANSVVERALTEFGRLDTLFNVVGGSLARNVEEISEEQWRSQIDMNLGSVFQMSKPVIPLLRQGGGGSIVNVASTAGILAENRCSAYSASKGGVVLLTKNMALDFARDNIRVNAIAPGGTRTPRIERFLAEHPEHASMMVDLCAMQRFAGPDEIAAPAVFLASPEASYITGAVLPVDGGMTAGVTFRAFEAV is encoded by the coding sequence ATGCGCGAAGTGCGCCCGTTCACCAATCGGCGCCGCGTGAGTGCCGTGAAGGCGGGGGACCGCCGGGTCGCAATTGTCACTGCCGCCGCCGCGGGAATCGGTAAGGCGATCGCCCTGCGGTGGTGCCGCGAAGGTGGGTGCTGTGTCATGGCCGACACCGACGGCGAGGGCCTCGATGCGGCCGTGCATGAATTGGCCGAGTCCGGCGCGGCGGTTTGCGGCGTCGCCGGCGACGTTTGCCTCAGCGATGTTGCAAACAGTGTCGTCGAACGGGCGCTGACCGAGTTCGGGCGGCTCGACACACTGTTCAACGTCGTCGGCGGGAGCCTGGCTCGCAACGTGGAGGAGATCAGCGAGGAGCAGTGGCGCAGCCAGATCGACATGAACCTCGGCAGTGTCTTTCAGATGTCCAAACCCGTCATCCCACTCCTGCGCCAGGGTGGCGGCGGGTCGATCGTCAACGTCGCGTCGACGGCCGGGATCCTCGCCGAGAACAGGTGCTCCGCCTACAGCGCAAGCAAAGGCGGGGTCGTGCTACTCACGAAGAACATGGCCCTCGACTTCGCCCGCGACAACATCCGCGTGAACGCGATCGCCCCCGGGGGCACCCGCACGCCGAGGATCGAACGGTTCCTGGCCGAGCACCCCGAACACGCCTCGATGATGGTGGACCTCTGCGCGATGCAGCGTTTCGCAGGACCAGACGAGATCGCGGCGCCGGCTGTGTTTCTTGCCTCGCCCGAGGCGTCCTACATCACCGGTGCCGTACTGCCGGTCGACGGAGGCATGACCGCCGGCGTCACTTTCCGGGCGTTCGAGGCGGTATGA
- a CDS encoding Rieske 2Fe-2S domain-containing protein has translation MTTETTGTADATDPYLRRALREVADGLKVGRLPARVVSDPALHTIEMERIFGRAWVFLGHESELAKSGDFVVRHIGADSVIVCRDNSGRIQALSNSCRHRGALVCRAEMGNTAHFQCLYHGWVYSNTGELVGVPAMTEAYPGGFDKSQWGLRHIPHVDSYAGFIFGSVDPKAPSLTDYLGDTTFYLDLIAKKTAGGLEVIGAPHRWVMSANWKTAADNFVGDSYHTLFAHRSMVELGMAPGDPNFASAPAEISLQNGHGVGVLGFPPTLADFPEYEGYPDEVVDQMATSYPSPVHKDLMRRSSFIHGTVFPNLSFINVTLAQDHMSPPTPFITFRVWHPLSHDRMEILSWFLVERDAPEWLRDASQASYVNNFGPGGVFEQDDAEAWKAITESVQGPFAGEGLLNYEMGMDLTPLTDWPGPGEALPSGYAEQNQRRFWGRWLEYMGQPPAFGGRA, from the coding sequence ATGACCACCGAAACAACCGGAACAGCTGACGCGACCGATCCCTACCTGCGGCGCGCGTTGCGGGAGGTAGCGGACGGGCTCAAGGTCGGGCGCTTACCGGCCCGCGTCGTCAGCGATCCCGCGCTACACACGATCGAGATGGAGCGGATCTTCGGGCGCGCCTGGGTGTTTCTCGGACACGAGTCGGAGTTGGCCAAGTCCGGCGACTTCGTCGTGCGGCACATCGGGGCCGATTCGGTGATCGTTTGCCGGGACAACTCCGGCCGCATCCAGGCGCTGTCCAATTCTTGTCGCCACCGTGGTGCGCTCGTGTGCCGGGCGGAGATGGGAAACACCGCGCACTTCCAATGCCTGTACCACGGCTGGGTGTACAGCAACACCGGAGAGCTCGTCGGCGTGCCGGCGATGACGGAGGCCTATCCCGGCGGCTTCGACAAGTCGCAGTGGGGATTACGTCACATCCCCCATGTCGACTCGTACGCCGGATTCATCTTCGGCAGCGTCGATCCGAAGGCGCCGAGCCTGACCGACTACCTCGGCGACACGACGTTCTACCTCGACCTCATTGCGAAGAAGACAGCGGGCGGTCTGGAGGTGATAGGGGCACCGCATCGATGGGTGATGTCAGCGAACTGGAAGACAGCCGCCGACAATTTTGTCGGCGACTCCTACCACACCCTCTTTGCTCACCGCTCGATGGTCGAGCTAGGCATGGCGCCCGGTGACCCAAACTTCGCGAGCGCACCAGCGGAAATCTCGCTGCAGAACGGCCACGGCGTCGGCGTACTCGGCTTTCCGCCCACGCTCGCCGATTTTCCCGAGTACGAGGGATACCCCGACGAAGTCGTCGACCAGATGGCGACGTCCTACCCGTCGCCGGTACACAAGGACCTGATGCGACGCTCATCCTTTATTCACGGCACCGTGTTCCCGAATTTGTCGTTCATCAACGTGACCCTCGCGCAGGACCACATGTCGCCCCCTACCCCCTTCATCACGTTCCGGGTATGGCATCCGCTCTCCCATGATCGGATGGAGATCCTCTCCTGGTTCCTGGTCGAACGCGATGCTCCGGAATGGTTGCGCGATGCGTCCCAGGCGTCCTACGTCAACAACTTCGGCCCAGGTGGGGTTTTCGAACAGGACGACGCCGAGGCATGGAAGGCCATCACCGAATCTGTCCAGGGCCCGTTCGCCGGTGAAGGCCTGCTGAACTACGAAATGGGCATGGACTTGACTCCGCTCACCGACTGGCCAGGGCCGGGAGAGGCCCTCCCGAGCGGGTACGCCGAGCAGAATCAGCGGCGGTTTTGGGGGAGATGGCTGGAATACATGGGTCAGCCTCCCGCATTCGGCGGGCGTGCTTGA
- a CDS encoding aromatic-ring-hydroxylating dioxygenase subunit beta, with the protein MNAVAVDRDTREAVEAFMFREAELLDGGQFREWLGLLDPDIRYVVPVRTTREDSAGWVGAIAHWNDDYTGLEMRVLRGETDFSWAESPRSRTRHFVSNIRTVAGPEADELTVRSNLLFFRSRGDSGRWELLSAERVDVLRRTDDSLRLARREVLLDHSTLPIDNLSVVL; encoded by the coding sequence ATGAACGCGGTTGCGGTCGATCGGGATACCCGTGAGGCTGTCGAGGCGTTCATGTTCCGGGAGGCGGAGCTACTCGATGGGGGGCAGTTCCGGGAATGGTTGGGTCTGCTCGACCCCGACATCCGGTATGTGGTTCCGGTGCGCACCACCCGTGAGGATTCCGCGGGTTGGGTGGGTGCGATCGCGCATTGGAACGACGACTACACGGGCTTGGAGATGCGGGTCCTTCGGGGCGAGACGGATTTCTCGTGGGCCGAGTCACCTCGGTCGCGGACCCGGCACTTCGTGTCCAACATTCGCACGGTTGCCGGACCGGAGGCTGATGAGTTGACCGTGCGCTCGAATCTGTTGTTCTTTCGCAGCCGCGGAGATAGCGGCCGGTGGGAGTTGCTCTCGGCCGAACGCGTCGACGTGTTGCGCCGCACCGACGATTCGCTGCGGCTCGCTCGGCGCGAGGTGTTACTCGATCACTCGACGTTGCCTATCGACAACCTGTCGGTAGTCCTGTAG
- a CDS encoding aldehyde dehydrogenase family protein: MISANLIINGREETSDRTIDVVSPADIRVLLGSVPDAAPGQVDEAVAAAAMAFPEWSSRPLEERQGALLAAAGTIHDMIEEYAPILSRENGKILEESHVDLEFASGICGYTAGISAEILADQQIRDTGGTTLIRRRPIGPVAAITPWNFPVVLAFMKLAPALVAGNTVVLKPAANSPLVLAEVIRALQQHFPPGVLNMVTGGDAVGEALVAHPRIRKIGFTGGIDTGRKVMAAAARDIKRVTLELGGNDPAILLDDVDLSPETMRQIVKGAFGTTGQVCFGLKRIYVPTRIHDRFVEAFSAAVDEIVVGPGDDPRVTMGPLNNAQQKNLVEKIVDDARSSGATVTTLGQRLDSAAWDHGHFMMPSVVTEADPRLAIVEEEQFGPVVPVLKYDELDDVIRLVNQSQYGLAASIWTSDEERAFLLGRRFDTGSVFINSHTFTSLDPRAPFGGAKASGLGREFSPASLDSYTELQTISRRIGPPGPPLS; encoded by the coding sequence ATGATCAGCGCAAACCTCATCATCAACGGACGTGAGGAAACATCCGACCGGACGATCGACGTCGTCAGCCCGGCTGATATTCGGGTACTGCTCGGTTCGGTCCCAGACGCCGCACCCGGGCAGGTCGACGAAGCGGTCGCAGCGGCTGCAATGGCGTTCCCAGAATGGTCATCGCGGCCCCTGGAAGAACGCCAGGGAGCACTACTTGCCGCCGCAGGCACGATCCACGACATGATCGAGGAATATGCGCCGATCCTGAGCCGGGAGAACGGAAAGATCCTCGAAGAGTCGCACGTCGACCTCGAATTCGCGTCGGGCATTTGCGGCTACACCGCAGGCATTTCGGCTGAAATCCTTGCAGACCAACAGATTCGCGACACCGGGGGCACGACCCTCATCCGCCGCCGCCCAATCGGGCCGGTGGCCGCCATCACGCCGTGGAACTTCCCGGTGGTCCTGGCATTCATGAAGCTGGCGCCCGCACTCGTCGCCGGCAACACAGTCGTCTTGAAGCCGGCGGCAAACTCCCCGTTGGTTCTCGCCGAAGTCATCCGAGCCCTCCAACAGCACTTCCCTCCGGGCGTGCTCAACATGGTCACCGGAGGCGACGCGGTCGGAGAAGCACTCGTCGCTCACCCGAGAATTCGCAAGATTGGTTTCACCGGCGGCATCGATACCGGGCGCAAAGTTATGGCCGCGGCCGCGCGCGACATCAAGCGGGTGACGCTCGAGCTGGGCGGAAACGACCCCGCGATCCTCCTCGACGACGTCGACCTCTCGCCCGAGACTATGCGGCAGATCGTAAAAGGCGCGTTCGGGACCACCGGCCAGGTGTGCTTCGGTCTCAAACGTATCTACGTGCCGACCCGCATCCACGACCGCTTCGTGGAAGCGTTCTCAGCCGCCGTGGATGAAATCGTCGTCGGGCCCGGCGACGACCCCCGAGTCACCATGGGGCCGCTGAACAACGCTCAGCAGAAGAACCTCGTCGAGAAGATCGTGGACGACGCGCGCTCGAGCGGCGCGACCGTCACCACCCTCGGCCAGCGGCTCGATTCGGCGGCCTGGGACCACGGCCACTTCATGATGCCCAGCGTGGTCACTGAGGCTGATCCCCGCCTCGCAATCGTCGAAGAGGAACAGTTCGGCCCGGTAGTGCCCGTGCTGAAATACGACGAACTCGACGACGTGATCCGGCTCGTGAATCAATCGCAATACGGGCTTGCCGCCTCGATCTGGACGTCAGATGAAGAGCGGGCGTTCCTGCTCGGCCGTCGGTTCGACACCGGCTCCGTCTTCATCAACAGCCACACCTTCACCTCCCTCGACCCCCGCGCACCCTTCGGCGGGGCGAAAGCGAGCGGCTTGGGACGCGAATTCTCTCCAGCCAGCCTGGATTCCTACACCGAATTACAAACAATCAGCCGTCGCATCGGGCCGCCAGGCCCTCCGCTGTCCTGA